From Actinopolyspora lacussalsi, a single genomic window includes:
- a CDS encoding ABC-type nitrate/sulfonate/bicarbonate transport system permease component (product_source=COG0600; cath_funfam=1.10.3720.10; cog=COG0600; pfam=PF00528; superfamily=161098; transmembrane_helix_parts=Inside_1_12,TMhelix_13_35,Outside_36_49,TMhelix_50_72,Inside_73_78,TMhelix_79_101,Outside_102_131,TMhelix_132_154,Inside_155_194,TMhelix_195_217,Outside_218_236,TMhelix_237_259,Inside_260_268), giving the protein MSTEGTGVRTRGRLTGVTLQLTVLVVCALLWQLITVGGDSTFFPTPLQIVTRTWELWFSGGIGTLFLTEAAFDDVLPSIGRLLLGWLVAGVAGVALGLALGRSRNALAYIGPLLSFARSIPPPALLPVFMVLFSIGFKLQLATIVFGCVWPILLNSADGARSVDVTKTETARAFRISRPLWFGSVVLPSAVPKIFAGLRISLSLALIMMVISELVGASDGLGHAMVLARDQLDYEQLWGGIVLIGVLGYGLNAILSAVENRVLKAVPQ; this is encoded by the coding sequence ATGAGTACCGAAGGAACCGGGGTACGCACTCGTGGCCGGCTGACCGGAGTGACGCTGCAGCTCACGGTGCTGGTCGTGTGCGCGCTGCTCTGGCAGTTGATCACCGTCGGCGGTGACAGCACGTTCTTCCCCACCCCGCTCCAGATCGTCACCAGGACCTGGGAGCTGTGGTTCAGCGGTGGGATCGGCACGCTGTTCCTCACCGAAGCCGCGTTCGACGATGTACTGCCCAGCATCGGCAGGCTGCTGCTGGGATGGCTGGTGGCCGGAGTCGCCGGAGTGGCCCTCGGGCTGGCACTGGGCCGTTCGCGCAACGCGCTCGCCTACATCGGGCCGCTGTTGTCGTTCGCGCGTTCCATTCCGCCCCCGGCGCTGCTGCCGGTGTTCATGGTGCTGTTCAGCATCGGGTTCAAACTGCAGCTGGCCACGATCGTCTTCGGTTGCGTGTGGCCGATCCTGCTCAACAGCGCCGACGGCGCGCGTTCGGTGGACGTCACCAAGACCGAGACCGCCCGTGCCTTCCGGATATCCCGTCCGCTCTGGTTCGGCTCGGTGGTACTTCCCAGCGCCGTGCCGAAGATCTTCGCGGGGCTGCGGATCAGTCTCTCGCTGGCGCTGATCATGATGGTGATCTCGGAGCTGGTCGGGGCCAGCGACGGCCTGGGCCACGCGATGGTGCTGGCACGCGACCAGCTCGACTACGAACAGCTCTGGGGCGGAATCGTACTCATCGGCGTTCTCGGCTACGGGCTGAACGCGATCCTCTCGGCTGTCGAGAACCGTGTCCTCAAGGCGGTGCCGCAATGA
- a CDS encoding NitT/TauT family transport system permease protein (product_source=KO:K02050; cath_funfam=1.10.3720.10; cog=COG0600; ko=KO:K02050; pfam=PF00528; superfamily=161098; transmembrane_helix_parts=Inside_1_4,TMhelix_5_27,Outside_28_58,TMhelix_59_81,Inside_82_93,TMhelix_94_116,Outside_117_120,TMhelix_121_143,Inside_144_185,TMhelix_186_208,Outside_209_217,TMhelix_218_240,Inside_241_254), with protein sequence MRNTLRALIGVAVFLVICEIVGRSGLAPQQYLPPPSTVLQELVRMLGEQDFLRDVVATVLAWLIALFFCAVIAVPAGLLLGSVPLLRTAVTALIEFLRPVPSVALIPLVVVVAAGSPAGKIFLAVYAGLWPLLFNTIYAIGEIDDQLLESARAFRISRTQVLLRVKLPNVIPFVFTGLRLSASTALIVLISAEMLMGSNGGIGHYIYLASSGAGRMDQVLAGTLVAGVFGYLINAGMAGAQRKWITWAPAGGTS encoded by the coding sequence ATGCGTAACACCTTACGCGCGCTGATCGGGGTCGCCGTCTTTCTCGTGATTTGCGAGATCGTCGGCCGTTCCGGTCTCGCGCCACAGCAGTACCTCCCACCTCCGTCCACAGTGCTACAAGAGCTCGTGCGGATGCTCGGCGAGCAGGACTTCCTGCGCGACGTGGTCGCCACCGTGCTGGCATGGCTGATCGCGCTGTTTTTCTGCGCGGTGATCGCCGTACCGGCCGGACTGCTGCTCGGCAGCGTGCCGTTGCTGCGCACCGCGGTGACGGCGCTGATCGAATTCCTCCGCCCCGTCCCCTCGGTCGCACTGATCCCGCTGGTCGTGGTCGTGGCTGCGGGCAGCCCGGCGGGAAAGATCTTTCTGGCCGTCTACGCGGGTCTGTGGCCACTGCTGTTCAACACGATCTACGCCATAGGTGAGATCGACGACCAGTTGCTCGAGTCCGCCAGGGCGTTCCGGATCTCGCGAACGCAGGTGTTGCTGCGAGTGAAGCTGCCCAACGTGATCCCGTTCGTGTTCACCGGTCTGCGGCTTTCCGCGAGCACCGCGCTGATCGTGCTGATCAGTGCCGAGATGCTCATGGGCAGCAACGGTGGGATCGGCCACTACATCTACCTGGCCAGCAGTGGCGCGGGCCGGATGGATCAGGTACTGGCGGGAACCCTGGTCGCGGGCGTGTTCGGCTATCTGATCAACGCGGGTATGGCCGGCGCACAGCGGAAGTGGATCACTTGGGCACCCGCGGGAGGGACGTCATGA
- a CDS encoding NitT/TauT family transport system substrate-binding protein (product_source=KO:K02051; cath_funfam=3.40.190.10; cog=COG0715; ko=KO:K02051; pfam=PF09084; superfamily=53850): protein MVRPVTRGGPSGRSLSRRALALAAGIGLFLTSGCGLLSGSEGNEESNSGMTTINLGTMPAVDVAPLHLAKDKGYFAEEGLKVNTSTIAGGAQGIPKIASGELDVTFGNWVSFIRAKQQDKVDVKAISDAYQATKGTFLLMHMPDGTVQEPAELEGKKVAVNTRANLNELTAVSALQTRGVDTSKIEFVTMDFPDMPAALERGDVAAASVIEPFISRANQLGAETLLDQASGPTANMPIAGYAATSDWVEQNTEAAAKFQRVMSKAQAEANGDRNAVEELLPDYTKIEPKTASLVTIGTYPSTLEASRLKSVVSLMENNGELPANQFEIKTMLYQAPESSE from the coding sequence ATGGTTCGACCTGTTACGCGCGGCGGCCCCAGCGGCCGCTCACTGTCCCGGAGAGCGCTGGCGCTCGCTGCCGGAATCGGTCTTTTCCTGACCTCCGGCTGCGGCCTGCTGAGCGGCTCGGAAGGCAACGAGGAATCGAACTCCGGGATGACCACCATCAACCTGGGCACCATGCCCGCGGTTGACGTGGCACCACTGCACCTGGCCAAGGACAAGGGTTACTTCGCCGAAGAGGGCCTGAAGGTCAACACAAGCACCATCGCCGGTGGTGCGCAGGGAATCCCGAAGATCGCCAGCGGCGAGCTGGACGTCACCTTCGGCAACTGGGTCTCGTTCATCCGGGCCAAGCAGCAGGACAAGGTGGACGTCAAGGCCATCTCGGACGCCTACCAGGCCACCAAGGGCACGTTCCTGCTGATGCACATGCCGGACGGAACGGTCCAGGAGCCCGCCGAACTCGAGGGCAAGAAGGTGGCCGTGAACACGCGGGCCAACCTCAACGAACTCACCGCGGTGAGCGCGTTGCAGACCCGAGGTGTCGACACCAGCAAGATCGAGTTCGTCACGATGGACTTCCCGGACATGCCCGCCGCACTGGAGCGGGGCGATGTCGCGGCTGCCTCGGTGATCGAGCCCTTCATCTCCCGTGCCAACCAGCTCGGCGCGGAGACCCTGCTCGATCAGGCCTCCGGCCCGACCGCGAACATGCCGATCGCCGGCTACGCCGCCACCAGCGACTGGGTCGAGCAGAACACCGAGGCCGCTGCCAAGTTCCAGCGCGTGATGTCGAAGGCCCAGGCCGAGGCCAACGGTGACCGCAACGCGGTCGAGGAACTGCTGCCGGACTACACCAAGATCGAGCCGAAGACGGCTTCGCTGGTCACGATCGGCACCTACCCCTCGACGCTCGAAGCCAGCAGGCTCAAGAGCGTCGTGAGCCTGATGGAGAACAACGGTGAGCTCCCGGCGAACCAGTTCGAGATCAAGACGATGCTCTACCAGGCGCCCGAAAGCAGCGAGTGA
- a CDS encoding anti-sigma regulatory factor (Ser/Thr protein kinase)/HAMP domain-containing protein (product_source=COG2172/COG2770; cath_funfam=3.30.565.10; cog=COG2172,COG2770; pfam=PF00672,PF02518,PF08376; smart=SM00304,SM00387; superfamily=55874; transmembrane_helix_parts=Outside_1_51,TMhelix_52_74,Inside_75_349,TMhelix_350_372,Outside_373_1199) — MTGAETATASETGAPGEAPAANGSSGPVDDHSEERPSGGLRMRNWRLRTKLLVVLLVPALAALVFGALQVVSDYNQTQQLLRMREQVTLDTRSAEVVHQLQRERDLTVAYIAAGRGGERSQLTEQRDAVDAAIERFRSAIDEAKQQGNTTVATPYEQAINRLDRLQALRSVTDETAYPAKAALRAYSASVDNLIALGERAVTRINNESVVRLYRATNALSRVKEQESVKRARLLSALESGEFGIGGQRQLLATDASMEAALEDFRKRATNAQIQRYNDTVSGLAVGQARDLQETAIVQTQQGEGLGDINAQEWMRTATQTVNLTYQVESELRQQLQNQADQLAGAARTQTYVVVVLVLLVLVVAFAIALLVARSLLLPLRTLRRSALNVADNRLPEAVESILEDDNPDLGERSRIDPIPVHTTEEIGRVARSFDAVHAQALRLASEQALLRNNVNDLFVNLARRSQTLVQRQLSLIDRLEQDEQDPDQLSQLFELDHLATRMRRNNENLLILGGTDLTRRTVRPVPLSEVIGASVSEVEQYARVVIGETPELAMQGRVVNDIVHLIAELLENATVYSNPDTEVTVRTAYRRQELVLEIRDRGVGVDAEQLDEINDRLVRPPDIDVAVSRRMGLYVVGQLARRHHVTVELQNNGDLEGGATATVRLPGELIVQLTPNGPMPMPDMPREQSRDGMGETGSNSGLAAAFGGADRSAQLEQPQANNGYHQQFPSNSPELDERDAVPDSPAALEAEPTTRAPWPEEQPEPWSPDSESPETPSYSVRLSSGDTYGVTEVPRWENDSESRDSPGEPERRRDERPTMDWPGPADSPRAAESGFPGESDLSDEYEGRCAAPPGLEDSPDLFHSPFESEKTEQHMSWPGPAPEDEPAGAAPPVAAGDTGITEQVPAVGFGSDSGGPEMDDTPTERLPIYEAVLSQWFREDDGEPAASGRSALERNSELPSDSELVDDAIGWPGRSTFTGDHGGDSRRNGMNHTVSSGDDLDVGVTGGESRNGSQPSARDSAVQREPASWPAEPEGHERRVPHEDPGGAVPAPEAGSATDSGGSNSSETAMRAFSGRRAANREERNRVADARQSGEDPGWGAGDAGWEAAEALVQQTEQEQEQTAAGLPKRRPKSNLVPGSATEHQSPPPSKPAVPRSASAVRGRMSNFQQGVRRGRHAKVEPESTEQSRSIPSRPEEQE, encoded by the coding sequence ATGACGGGTGCGGAAACCGCGACCGCGAGTGAAACGGGTGCGCCGGGGGAGGCACCCGCTGCGAACGGCAGCAGCGGTCCGGTCGATGATCACTCCGAGGAGCGCCCCTCGGGTGGGCTGCGGATGCGCAACTGGCGCCTGCGAACCAAGCTGCTGGTGGTCCTGCTCGTCCCGGCGCTGGCAGCGCTGGTCTTCGGTGCCCTGCAGGTCGTCTCCGACTACAACCAGACACAGCAACTGCTCCGGATGCGGGAGCAGGTCACTCTGGACACCAGATCCGCTGAGGTCGTGCACCAGTTACAGCGCGAGCGCGACCTCACAGTGGCCTACATCGCGGCCGGACGCGGCGGTGAACGTTCCCAGCTCACCGAGCAGCGCGACGCCGTGGACGCCGCGATCGAGCGGTTCCGCTCGGCGATCGACGAGGCGAAACAGCAGGGCAACACCACTGTCGCCACACCTTACGAGCAAGCGATCAACCGGTTGGACCGGCTGCAAGCACTGCGCTCGGTCACCGACGAGACCGCTTATCCGGCCAAGGCCGCGCTACGTGCCTACAGCGCCTCGGTGGACAACCTGATCGCGCTCGGTGAGCGTGCCGTCACCAGGATCAACAACGAGAGCGTGGTTCGGCTCTACCGGGCGACCAACGCGCTGTCCCGGGTCAAGGAGCAGGAATCGGTCAAACGCGCCAGGCTGCTCTCGGCGTTGGAAAGCGGCGAGTTCGGCATCGGTGGCCAGCGACAACTGCTCGCCACCGACGCGAGCATGGAAGCCGCTCTGGAGGACTTCCGCAAGCGTGCCACCAACGCCCAGATCCAGCGCTACAACGACACCGTCTCCGGTCTCGCGGTCGGACAGGCTCGTGACCTGCAAGAAACCGCCATCGTGCAGACCCAGCAGGGTGAGGGGCTGGGCGATATAAACGCGCAGGAGTGGATGCGCACCGCGACGCAGACGGTGAACCTCACCTACCAGGTGGAGTCGGAACTCCGGCAACAGTTGCAGAACCAGGCGGATCAGCTCGCCGGTGCCGCTCGCACCCAGACCTACGTCGTGGTGGTGCTGGTACTCCTCGTGTTGGTCGTGGCGTTCGCCATCGCGCTCCTCGTTGCGCGTTCACTGCTGCTGCCGCTGCGCACGCTGCGGCGTTCCGCGCTGAACGTGGCCGACAACCGGCTCCCGGAGGCGGTCGAGTCCATCCTCGAGGACGACAATCCGGACCTGGGCGAACGCAGCCGTATCGACCCGATCCCGGTGCACACCACCGAGGAGATCGGCAGGGTGGCGCGTTCCTTCGACGCGGTGCACGCGCAGGCGCTGCGCCTGGCCTCCGAACAGGCCCTGCTGCGCAACAACGTCAACGACCTGTTCGTCAACCTGGCACGCCGCAGTCAGACGCTGGTGCAGCGTCAGCTGTCGCTGATCGACCGGCTGGAACAGGACGAACAGGACCCCGACCAGCTCAGCCAGCTGTTCGAACTGGACCACCTCGCCACCCGGATGCGCCGCAACAACGAGAACCTGCTCATTCTCGGTGGCACCGATCTGACCCGTCGGACGGTGCGTCCGGTTCCGCTCAGCGAGGTCATCGGCGCTTCCGTCTCCGAGGTGGAGCAGTACGCGCGGGTGGTCATCGGCGAGACGCCCGAACTGGCGATGCAGGGGCGCGTGGTCAACGACATCGTGCACCTCATCGCGGAGCTGTTGGAGAACGCCACCGTTTACTCCAACCCGGACACCGAGGTCACCGTGCGTACCGCCTATCGCAGGCAGGAGCTCGTGCTGGAGATCCGTGACCGCGGTGTGGGCGTCGACGCGGAGCAGCTCGACGAGATCAACGACCGGCTGGTTCGCCCGCCGGACATCGACGTGGCGGTCTCGCGCCGAATGGGCCTCTACGTCGTCGGCCAGCTCGCACGCAGGCACCACGTCACGGTCGAACTGCAGAACAACGGTGACCTCGAGGGTGGCGCCACCGCCACCGTCCGGTTGCCGGGCGAGCTGATCGTGCAGCTCACCCCGAACGGCCCCATGCCGATGCCCGACATGCCGCGCGAGCAGTCGCGGGACGGCATGGGCGAGACCGGCTCCAACTCGGGGCTCGCCGCCGCGTTCGGCGGCGCCGACCGCTCGGCCCAGTTGGAGCAACCGCAGGCCAACAACGGCTACCACCAGCAGTTCCCCTCGAACTCCCCGGAACTCGACGAACGGGACGCCGTCCCGGACAGTCCGGCGGCATTGGAGGCGGAACCGACCACGCGAGCCCCGTGGCCGGAGGAACAACCGGAACCCTGGTCACCGGATTCGGAGTCGCCGGAGACCCCCAGCTATTCGGTGCGGTTGTCCTCGGGGGACACCTACGGAGTCACCGAGGTTCCGCGATGGGAGAACGATTCCGAATCGCGGGATTCCCCGGGCGAACCGGAACGCCGGCGCGACGAGCGGCCCACGATGGACTGGCCGGGCCCGGCGGATTCGCCCCGCGCGGCCGAATCGGGCTTCCCGGGTGAATCGGACCTCTCGGACGAATACGAGGGGCGCTGCGCCGCACCTCCGGGGCTGGAGGACTCTCCGGACCTGTTCCACAGTCCGTTCGAGTCGGAGAAGACCGAACAACACATGTCCTGGCCCGGCCCCGCGCCGGAGGACGAACCCGCCGGGGCAGCACCGCCCGTTGCCGCGGGTGACACCGGCATCACCGAGCAGGTGCCCGCTGTCGGATTCGGTTCCGACTCGGGTGGGCCGGAGATGGACGACACCCCGACCGAGCGACTGCCGATATACGAAGCGGTGCTCTCGCAGTGGTTCCGCGAGGACGACGGGGAACCCGCCGCTTCGGGGCGTTCGGCCCTGGAGCGCAACTCCGAGTTGCCCTCCGACTCCGAGCTGGTCGACGACGCGATCGGTTGGCCGGGGCGCTCGACGTTCACCGGCGATCATGGCGGTGACTCGCGACGTAATGGTATGAACCACACGGTATCGTCTGGTGACGATCTCGATGTTGGTGTTACCGGAGGCGAGTCTCGGAATGGTTCCCAACCGAGCGCTCGTGATTCGGCCGTGCAGCGCGAGCCTGCTTCGTGGCCCGCCGAGCCCGAGGGCCACGAACGGCGAGTGCCGCACGAGGATCCCGGCGGGGCCGTCCCCGCGCCGGAGGCCGGATCCGCGACCGACAGCGGTGGTTCCAACAGCTCGGAAACCGCCATGCGTGCCTTCTCCGGCCGCAGGGCGGCCAACCGTGAGGAGCGCAACCGGGTGGCCGACGCGCGTCAGTCCGGTGAGGACCCGGGCTGGGGCGCCGGCGACGCCGGTTGGGAGGCCGCCGAAGCACTCGTACAGCAGACCGAGCAGGAACAGGAACAAACCGCGGCAGGGTTGCCCAAGCGCAGACCGAAGTCGAATCTTGTTCCGGGCTCGGCGACAGAACACCAGTCGCCGCCGCCCAGCAAACCGGCAGTGCCCCGGTCGGCCTCGGCCGTCCGTGGCAGAATGTCCAACTTCCAGCAAGGCGTCCGGCGTGGTAGGCACGCAAAGGTCGAACCAGAATCGACCGAACAGTCCCGCTCGATTCCGAGCCGTCCCGAGGAGCAGGAGTGA
- a CDS encoding putative regulator of Ras-like GTPase activity (Roadblock/LC7/MglB family) (product_source=COG2018; cath_funfam=3.30.450.30; cog=COG2018; ko=KO:K07131; pfam=PF03259; smart=SM00960; superfamily=103196) → MTGSVQQPMSSNSFSWLITDFVRRVPGVAHSVVVSADGLLLAGSQGLPRDRAEQLSAVASGLVSLTQGAARCFEAGDVTQTVVEMEQGYLFLMSISDGSCLAVLAAPNADIGLVAYEMTLLVERVGRQLTPELRAQLQGMGR, encoded by the coding sequence GTGACCGGGTCCGTCCAACAACCCATGAGCAGCAACAGCTTCAGTTGGCTGATCACCGACTTCGTGCGTCGGGTACCCGGCGTGGCGCACTCTGTCGTGGTCTCCGCGGACGGTCTGTTGCTCGCAGGATCGCAGGGTCTGCCCCGAGACCGTGCGGAGCAGCTGTCCGCCGTCGCGTCAGGGCTGGTCAGCCTTACCCAAGGCGCCGCGCGTTGTTTCGAGGCAGGTGACGTCACCCAGACGGTCGTCGAGATGGAACAGGGCTACCTGTTCCTGATGTCGATCAGTGACGGCTCCTGCCTGGCGGTGTTGGCCGCGCCCAATGCCGACATCGGGCTGGTGGCTTACGAGATGACCCTGTTGGTGGAGCGTGTCGGGCGACAGCTCACCCCCGAGCTGCGCGCTCAGTTGCAGGGTATGGGTCGATGA
- a CDS encoding hypothetical protein (product_source=Hypo-rule applied; pfam=PF05331; superfamily=46785) — MSEGANPNWDGDLFRLYSQRMGDDWQQDFLGEAPDGGAGGQRTPRGGEAASTEEYQRGLFGGPGADLYGSDYRSEYGEAASGQEPRGGEDGSGGGPMSMPSISQPMSPLSQSMPSISSSMPSIPGQDGTSGDDTEEEGSLMRPYARTRGRTRSDYELAIETLVSTSERGRTQSAQATPEHRSICGLCTDARSIAEISAHLRLPLGVVRVLIGDMASLGLVEIHDSGMVVGDRPSMEFLERVLSGLRRL, encoded by the coding sequence ATGAGCGAGGGGGCCAACCCGAACTGGGACGGTGACCTGTTCCGGCTCTACAGCCAACGGATGGGTGACGACTGGCAGCAGGACTTCCTCGGTGAAGCTCCGGACGGCGGTGCCGGAGGGCAACGCACGCCGCGCGGCGGCGAAGCCGCCAGTACCGAGGAGTACCAGCGCGGACTCTTCGGCGGACCGGGGGCGGATCTCTACGGATCCGACTACCGCTCGGAGTACGGCGAAGCCGCCTCCGGCCAGGAGCCGCGTGGCGGTGAGGACGGCTCGGGCGGCGGTCCGATGTCCATGCCGTCCATCTCGCAGCCGATGTCCCCGCTGTCGCAGTCCATGCCGTCGATTTCCTCCTCGATGCCTTCCATCCCGGGACAGGACGGCACGTCGGGTGACGACACTGAGGAAGAAGGCTCGCTGATGCGGCCGTACGCCCGGACGCGCGGGCGTACCCGGAGCGACTACGAACTCGCGATCGAGACCCTGGTCTCGACCAGTGAGCGAGGTCGCACGCAGAGTGCCCAGGCCACACCGGAACACCGGTCGATCTGTGGCCTGTGCACGGATGCCCGTTCGATCGCCGAGATCTCGGCGCACCTGCGGCTTCCGCTGGGAGTGGTGCGAGTGCTGATCGGCGATATGGCCAGTCTCGGCCTGGTCGAGATTCACGATAGCGGAATGGTCGTGGGCGACCGGCCGTCCATGGAGTTCTTGGAAAGGGTGCTCAGTGGGCTTCGCAGGCTCTGA
- a CDS encoding signal recognition particle receptor subunit beta (product_source=COG2229; cath_funfam=3.40.50.300; cog=COG2229; ko=KO:K06945; pfam=PF03029; smart=SM00382; superfamily=52540), with protein sequence MNGGDGGGKTSTKIVVAGGFGVGKTTLVGSVSEILPLTTEAVMTEASVGVDDLTATPGKVTTTVAMDFGRVSLDSELILYLFGTPGQHRFWFMWDDLVRGAIGAVVLVDTRRLADAFASIDFFDDRQLPYVVAVNTFDGVMHHRIEDVREALTIDESVPILGCDARDKESTKNTLITLVQHAMRQRMATSQS encoded by the coding sequence ATGAACGGTGGAGACGGTGGTGGAAAGACCTCGACGAAGATCGTGGTCGCCGGTGGTTTCGGGGTAGGCAAGACGACCCTGGTCGGATCGGTCTCCGAGATCCTCCCGTTGACCACCGAAGCGGTCATGACCGAGGCCAGCGTCGGGGTCGACGACCTCACGGCCACGCCGGGCAAGGTGACCACCACGGTCGCCATGGACTTCGGCAGGGTCTCGTTGGACTCCGAGCTGATCCTGTATCTGTTCGGAACCCCCGGCCAGCACCGCTTCTGGTTCATGTGGGACGACTTGGTCCGGGGCGCCATCGGCGCGGTGGTGCTCGTGGACACCCGCCGTCTCGCCGATGCCTTCGCCTCGATCGATTTCTTCGACGATCGTCAGCTGCCCTACGTGGTGGCGGTCAACACCTTCGACGGGGTGATGCACCACCGTATCGAGGATGTGCGGGAGGCGCTGACCATCGACGAATCCGTGCCGATTCTGGGGTGCGACGCCAGGGACAAGGAGTCCACCAAGAACACCCTGATCACACTCGTGCAGCACGCGATGCGGCAGCGGATGGCGACCTCGCAGAGCTGA